From a region of the Methylomonas rapida genome:
- a CDS encoding DNA adenine methylase yields the protein MVKPIIPWIGGKRRLAKHILPLFPAHGCYVEPFAGGAALFFMKDRADVEVLNDINGDLVNLYRVVKHHLEEFVRQFKWALVSRQIYEWLKQSPGEPLTDIQRAARFYYLQKMAFGGKVANQTFGTATTSPPRLNLLRIEEELSAAHLRLSRVFIEHVAWDDCIRRYDRPHTLFYMDPPYWGTEGYGVGFGLDQYGKMAELAVSIKGKMIVSVNDIPEMRQAFDGLFIESVGIDYTVGGGEKRKPSRELIIRNFE from the coding sequence ATGGTCAAACCAATTATTCCGTGGATCGGCGGTAAGCGCCGCTTGGCTAAACACATACTGCCGTTGTTTCCGGCTCACGGCTGTTATGTCGAGCCTTTCGCTGGCGGTGCCGCGCTGTTCTTTATGAAGGATCGCGCCGACGTCGAGGTTTTAAATGACATCAATGGTGATTTGGTGAACCTTTACAGGGTCGTCAAACACCATTTGGAGGAGTTTGTCCGGCAATTTAAATGGGCGTTGGTGAGTCGGCAGATTTACGAATGGCTTAAGCAATCGCCGGGTGAACCCTTGACCGATATTCAGCGCGCCGCGCGGTTTTATTATCTGCAGAAAATGGCTTTCGGCGGCAAGGTGGCCAATCAGACCTTTGGCACGGCCACGACCAGTCCGCCCAGGTTGAATCTGCTGCGAATAGAGGAGGAATTGTCGGCGGCGCATTTGCGGTTATCGCGGGTGTTTATAGAGCATGTTGCCTGGGATGATTGTATCCGTCGCTATGATCGACCGCATACCCTGTTTTACATGGACCCACCTTATTGGGGCACGGAGGGTTATGGGGTCGGCTTTGGTCTTGATCAGTACGGCAAGATGGCCGAGCTGGCCGTGTCGATCAAAGGCAAGATGATCGTGTCGGTGAACGATATTCCGGAAATGCGGCAGGCGTTTGATGGGTTGTTTATCGAGTCTGTTGGTATTGATTACACCGTTGGCGGTGGTGAAAAAAGAAAACCGTCGCGCGAGTTGATAATCAGAAATTTTGAGTGA
- a CDS encoding Com family DNA-binding transcriptional regulator: METIRCGHCDRKLAEAQYLRLAIKCSRCGTLNDLKAVEPLTRAPRAPDENCDGQTNYSVDRR; encoded by the coding sequence ATGGAAACGATACGTTGCGGTCATTGCGACCGAAAACTAGCCGAGGCGCAATATTTGCGCCTGGCAATCAAATGTTCCCGCTGTGGAACGCTCAACGATTTGAAGGCCGTCGAGCCTCTAACCCGCGCGCCGCGAGCGCCTGATGAGAATTGCGATGGTCAAACCAATTATTCCGTGGATCGGCGGTAA
- a CDS encoding DUF4376 domain-containing protein, whose product MQIYHYHPVTHEVTATGVADASPLEPGVFLVPANATTIQPPSVYANQAAVFNGSAWEVVPDHRSAVYYLADGSEHRIEELGLAPPEHALFTQPFALDGLLSAIDRERNRRWRAGVPVTIGGQQKWFHSDEFSLVQHLGLKDKARDLLAAGGALSDNLTIGGLPVVWSTMDGTQVTITAQVAFDLVEAAGFQQAAIFAAAETHRAGALASATPETYDYLQDWPLVFGEAINP is encoded by the coding sequence ATGCAAATCTATCACTACCATCCTGTAACCCACGAAGTTACAGCAACCGGCGTGGCCGACGCATCGCCACTAGAGCCTGGTGTTTTTTTAGTACCGGCCAATGCCACCACCATTCAACCGCCGTCGGTTTACGCAAATCAAGCCGCAGTTTTTAACGGCTCGGCCTGGGAGGTTGTGCCGGATCATCGCAGCGCGGTTTACTACCTCGCAGACGGGTCCGAGCATCGTATCGAGGAACTGGGTTTGGCGCCGCCCGAGCATGCGTTGTTTACGCAGCCGTTTGCCTTGGATGGTTTGCTGTCCGCAATCGACCGTGAGCGCAATCGCCGCTGGCGTGCGGGCGTGCCGGTCACGATTGGCGGGCAACAAAAATGGTTTCACTCAGACGAGTTCTCTCTGGTGCAGCATTTGGGGCTTAAGGATAAAGCGCGCGATCTGTTGGCGGCGGGCGGTGCTTTGTCCGATAACCTGACCATTGGCGGTCTGCCCGTGGTTTGGTCGACCATGGACGGGACACAAGTAACGATTACGGCTCAAGTCGCGTTCGATTTGGTAGAGGCCGCCGGCTTTCAGCAAGCGGCGATATTCGCGGCGGCTGAAACCCATCGGGCCGGTGCTTTGGCTAGTGCTACACCGGAAACCTACGATTATTTGCAGGATTGGCCGCTTGTCTTCGGCGAAGCGATCAATCCTTAA
- a CDS encoding baseplate J/gp47 family protein, producing MTDYVRPRYAELKTRIETDLAAVPAVLRGPLSAAWARACHGQHGYLEWIDKQCSPLTCELERLYDWAALYGVDRLSATQATGNVLATGTIGTALLADTVLRGQNGLDYTVLAAVTLGAGSTPVAVRCNTAGSAGNLIAGQTLTLVDPVPGVASTLTVDGAGLTGGAEIETLEAWRARVTDEWRTMVTRGARSGKPDDYRFWAKTAHPSVTTALVQPQVLGMGTVIVRPICNTLTDRQPTPAVLAAVIAFLLDIAPATADWSVVAPIVHAVTVSIDLFPGYDTVDNRNAIAAALSALVLAESSETSLLALAEIDAAIATVTTQYTRIAPVADIAIGAGEVFVLQPVVWV from the coding sequence GTGACCGATTACGTTCGCCCCCGTTATGCCGAGCTGAAAACCCGCATCGAAACCGACTTGGCTGCTGTGCCGGCGGTGTTGCGCGGGCCTTTGTCGGCCGCCTGGGCGCGGGCCTGCCACGGCCAGCATGGTTATCTGGAGTGGATCGATAAGCAATGCTCGCCGTTGACCTGCGAGCTGGAGCGTTTATATGACTGGGCGGCGCTGTATGGCGTGGACCGGTTATCCGCCACCCAAGCCACCGGCAATGTGCTGGCGACCGGCACTATCGGTACCGCGCTATTGGCCGATACCGTGCTGCGCGGTCAAAACGGCCTGGATTACACGGTATTGGCGGCGGTGACGCTGGGCGCGGGTTCCACGCCGGTGGCGGTGCGCTGCAACACGGCCGGCAGCGCCGGCAACCTGATTGCTGGCCAAACCTTGACGCTGGTCGATCCGGTGCCCGGTGTTGCCAGTACCTTGACGGTTGACGGCGCTGGCCTGACTGGCGGCGCGGAAATTGAAACCCTGGAAGCCTGGCGGGCGCGGGTGACCGACGAGTGGCGCACGATGGTGACGCGCGGCGCGCGCTCCGGCAAGCCAGACGACTACCGGTTTTGGGCTAAAACCGCGCATCCCTCCGTGACGACCGCGCTGGTGCAGCCGCAAGTGTTGGGCATGGGCACGGTGATCGTGCGGCCGATCTGTAACACATTGACCGACCGGCAGCCAACGCCTGCGGTATTGGCTGCCGTCATCGCCTTTTTACTGGATATTGCCCCGGCAACGGCCGATTGGAGTGTTGTCGCTCCGATCGTGCATGCCGTAACGGTGTCGATCGATCTATTTCCCGGCTACGACACGGTTGATAACCGCAACGCGATTGCCGCGGCCCTTTCGGCGCTGGTGTTGGCCGAATCCAGCGAGACGTCATTGCTGGCCTTGGCCGAGATCGATGCCGCGATCGCCACGGTGACTACCCAATATACCCGCATCGCGCCGGTGGCCGATATCGCCATTGGTGCTGGCGAAGTGTTCGTACTGCAACCTGTGGTTTGGGTCTGA
- a CDS encoding phage GP46 family protein has product MLKLVQIDNGVFDLVFDDPALNDAEAAIQTLVYAVLFTDQEAPDSRVPDRYERRGWWADPAAGTGIWHVRRQPLSQSARREAIFRVEQALIDHGLSDVSVTEDPAGAGNVSGVFLRISGLHNGRTFTLSVPL; this is encoded by the coding sequence ATGTTGAAACTGGTCCAAATCGATAACGGCGTGTTCGACCTGGTGTTTGACGACCCGGCGCTGAACGATGCCGAGGCGGCGATTCAAACCCTGGTGTATGCGGTGCTGTTCACCGACCAGGAAGCGCCGGACAGTCGGGTGCCGGATCGTTACGAGCGGCGCGGCTGGTGGGCCGATCCGGCTGCCGGTACCGGCATTTGGCATGTGCGCCGGCAGCCTTTGAGTCAATCGGCCCGGCGCGAGGCTATTTTTAGGGTGGAGCAAGCCTTGATCGATCATGGTCTGTCTGATGTTTCGGTCACGGAGGACCCGGCCGGCGCGGGAAACGTTTCCGGCGTGTTCCTGCGTATCAGTGGTTTGCATAATGGCCGCACCTTTACTCTGAGTGTGCCGTTGTGA
- a CDS encoding phage baseplate assembly protein domain-containing protein, with amino-acid sequence MQQIWNRLQLLFAHGVATLIGQEKLQARILDGEVLNNLARVEPYGFSYRPKPGAQAYLLFPSGDRSYGVAIVIGDKRYQLELVEGEVALHDDIGHVVKLGRNGIAIDGGGHDVTIANAPNVLIPDGDVIVGNISVLHHLHKNVQPGSGNSGEPV; translated from the coding sequence ATGCAACAGATTTGGAATAGGCTGCAGTTGCTGTTTGCGCATGGCGTGGCAACGCTGATTGGCCAGGAAAAACTGCAGGCCAGGATACTGGATGGCGAGGTGCTGAACAATCTGGCCAGGGTGGAACCTTACGGCTTCAGTTACCGGCCCAAACCCGGCGCGCAGGCTTATTTGCTGTTTCCGTCCGGCGACCGCTCTTATGGCGTGGCGATCGTGATTGGCGACAAGCGTTATCAGTTGGAGCTGGTCGAAGGGGAAGTGGCATTGCATGACGATATTGGACATGTGGTGAAGTTAGGCCGCAACGGCATAGCGATCGATGGTGGGGGGCATGACGTGACAATCGCGAATGCACCTAATGTGTTAATACCAGACGGTGACGTCATCGTCGGCAATATCTCCGTCCTGCATCATTTGCATAAAAACGTACAACCCGGTAGTGGCAATTCCGGCGAGCCGGTGTGA
- a CDS encoding phage baseplate assembly protein, producing the protein MVEIKFNGQRYAYWQQVHISASVDDLAASVTLAVTRPGTGQRLGVDANTVIEVLIEGTVVTTIRPDSIRRHVDANSHSIDIEARSLGRELIDCQYSQTLSGLSLDEIVKRLCSTFNVPVQVTAKAAVVPDFSLQCESPANALINAARAANLLLYATPDGGLLLTEPSSAAPVATLVYGEHIESYTVVDEYKLRYSDYLVKGYDYRNDLALKGAVKDSGITFFRPLHIMADKTGQGVGGCDRRATTERNRRQARANRIDLEVVGWTHAGGVWDINSQVRVIIPDEDIDGVYLIGDRAFTLDDQRGSMTRLSVMKREAFLGDPAPGKAKRGAKHKAKSQDERLIYATDLE; encoded by the coding sequence ATGGTTGAGATTAAATTCAATGGTCAGCGCTATGCGTACTGGCAGCAGGTGCATATCTCCGCGTCGGTGGATGATCTGGCCGCCTCGGTGACGTTGGCGGTGACCCGGCCCGGTACTGGCCAGCGTTTGGGGGTGGATGCCAATACCGTGATCGAGGTGTTGATTGAAGGCACGGTGGTGACGACGATCCGCCCGGATTCGATTCGCCGGCATGTGGACGCAAACAGCCATAGCATCGACATCGAGGCGCGCTCGTTGGGCCGGGAGCTGATCGATTGCCAGTATTCGCAAACCCTGTCCGGCTTGAGTTTGGATGAGATTGTAAAGCGGCTTTGCAGTACGTTTAACGTGCCTGTGCAAGTGACGGCAAAAGCGGCCGTGGTGCCGGACTTTAGTTTGCAATGCGAATCGCCGGCCAATGCCTTGATCAATGCGGCCCGTGCGGCCAATTTATTGTTGTACGCCACGCCGGACGGCGGTTTGCTGTTGACGGAACCGAGCAGCGCAGCGCCGGTGGCTACGCTGGTGTATGGCGAGCATATCGAGAGTTACACGGTGGTGGATGAATACAAGCTACGCTATTCCGATTATTTGGTGAAGGGGTATGACTACCGGAATGACTTGGCTTTGAAAGGCGCGGTGAAGGATAGCGGTATCACGTTTTTTCGCCCGCTGCATATCATGGCCGACAAAACCGGCCAGGGTGTGGGCGGTTGCGACCGGCGCGCTACCACGGAGCGCAATCGGCGTCAGGCACGGGCCAATCGGATTGATTTGGAGGTGGTCGGCTGGACGCATGCCGGCGGCGTGTGGGATATCAATAGTCAGGTGCGGGTGATCATCCCTGATGAAGACATAGACGGTGTGTATCTGATCGGCGATCGCGCGTTTACCCTGGATGATCAGCGCGGCAGCATGACCCGATTGAGCGTGATGAAGCGTGAGGCATTCCTGGGCGATCCGGCGCCGGGCAAAGCCAAGAGAGGTGCTAAACATAAGGCTAAAAGCCAGGACGAGAGGCTGATTTATGCAACAGATTTGGAATAG
- a CDS encoding DNA circularization N-terminal domain-containing protein, with protein sequence MSYQDRWQTAQFRDLEFLTDSHDAKGGRRLAVHEFPGAEWPVVEDLGGQANGWTLNAYFIGANYDTACDALIAELIKPGAEWLIHPWLGRLWVRARSWSRRETHQEQGFCTLAIEFVPGGEPPPVAEPDKVDAAAAAIEGFADAAEADFDLLAMSADGLNAFVSTVQGGLEMVRQAISFAALPLSWAQQALNLVSGFKGDVGSLAATPDRYAATLRSLTHAVGLGDIQGNTSADAGGISLSASDRPRWVSRLTALSSRPVYVVTGVAATDSAVRGNLAREQALQSRLFLATAMQATLVDFAAEADRDAALQSIDAAYDALLPALPDAVFQAAISARAALMDAVMAQDLKPQQIRDIVSPLPSTVLAHRMQIDEAVLIARNGVRHPLFVRGRVYG encoded by the coding sequence ATGAGTTACCAAGACCGCTGGCAAACCGCCCAATTCCGCGACCTCGAGTTTTTGACCGACAGCCACGACGCTAAAGGCGGCCGCCGCCTGGCGGTGCATGAGTTTCCCGGCGCGGAGTGGCCGGTGGTGGAGGATTTGGGCGGTCAGGCTAATGGCTGGACGCTGAACGCCTATTTTATCGGCGCGAATTACGACACCGCGTGCGATGCGCTGATTGCCGAATTGATCAAGCCCGGCGCGGAGTGGCTGATTCATCCGTGGCTGGGCCGGTTGTGGGTGCGCGCCCGCAGTTGGAGCCGGCGCGAAACCCATCAGGAGCAAGGCTTTTGTACGCTGGCGATTGAGTTTGTGCCGGGGGGCGAGCCGCCGCCGGTCGCAGAGCCGGATAAGGTGGATGCCGCCGCTGCGGCGATCGAGGGTTTTGCCGACGCGGCCGAGGCGGATTTCGATTTGTTGGCCATGAGCGCCGATGGCTTGAATGCGTTTGTCTCGACTGTGCAAGGCGGTCTGGAAATGGTCAGGCAGGCTATTTCGTTTGCCGCACTGCCGTTGAGCTGGGCGCAGCAGGCGTTGAATTTGGTCAGCGGGTTTAAGGGTGATGTCGGCAGTCTGGCGGCGACGCCTGACCGCTATGCCGCCACCTTGCGCAGCCTGACCCATGCCGTCGGCCTGGGTGATATCCAGGGCAACACCAGCGCCGATGCGGGGGGTATCTCGCTTTCCGCTAGCGACCGGCCGCGCTGGGTGTCTCGCTTGACCGCTTTGTCCAGCCGTCCCGTGTATGTCGTGACCGGCGTGGCGGCCACCGATAGCGCGGTGCGTGGCAATCTGGCCCGTGAACAGGCCTTGCAAAGCCGGCTGTTTTTAGCGACCGCCATGCAGGCGACGCTGGTGGACTTTGCCGCCGAGGCCGACCGGGACGCTGCGCTACAGTCTATTGACGCGGCTTACGATGCGTTGCTGCCGGCCTTGCCCGATGCGGTGTTTCAGGCGGCGATTTCGGCGCGAGCCGCGTTGATGGACGCGGTGATGGCGCAAGACCTCAAGCCGCAGCAGATCCGCGACATCGTATCGCCGTTGCCGTCCACGGTTTTGGCGCATCGCATGCAGATCGATGAGGCTGTGTTGATTGCCCGCAATGGCGTGCGGCATCCGCTGTTCGTGCGGGGGCGTGTGTATGGTTGA
- a CDS encoding phage tail tape measure protein has protein sequence MSNQVPVELRIKVSDAGASSAIDKVAKHVEKITRDTEQRVNQSNNKQRQSYERLSLAREQLGMRSESKIREEMRKTVNAYQELRKSGTASQDELTRAAEKTRQKITRLTNEMGKLTAEQQKAAKAAKDFETAQGRIRAGVAVGAGVAAAGYALKAPVMTAMSFDERLASMANTAFPERNASGRLQGAKELEAVINRSVDLKQGGGGTRDQAAEALDALIAKGTLSREQSLAFLPTVMRTAYGSSAAPVDIANLASALVGQNVVGNERDLKRALNMITASGQAGGFEIKDMARALPGQLAVGKTAGLVGLPGLQKILTMNQAAIMTAGDTSTAGNNVLNLLTKLSSNDTAKDFDKAGGGDLNKFLIDQRIKGINAVDAWLNLIDKISARDPKMKAALAKLNAAGNKTDQQAAIESISQLAEGGVIGRFFQDMQARGALFGMRNKALTDRVGGFISRNDTETGANDINYQTMAGTGAATLRNAEQEAAIRQKEAMDKLIPTITKAAEMFVDLSQKYPSLSAAVVGATPPIIALGTAAGVSAWAMGGGKFSRPLISATGQVIKGGAAAGLYGAGAMVGDMALDAVTEKDSAINRYGKAAMNGAAYGAVAGNLIPIPGVGAGIGALAGGGIGLLYEGVGDMLKYDAARAPQKVDAHLTLDVAPGLVVKRKETGNMSTTINQSNTGNIRTGAPGSP, from the coding sequence ATGTCCAATCAAGTCCCTGTCGAGTTACGCATCAAGGTATCGGACGCCGGGGCATCTTCGGCGATCGACAAGGTTGCCAAACACGTCGAAAAGATCACCCGAGATACTGAACAGCGGGTCAACCAATCCAACAACAAGCAGCGCCAAAGCTACGAGCGCCTATCCTTGGCTCGCGAGCAGTTGGGCATGCGATCTGAAAGCAAAATCCGCGAAGAAATGCGGAAAACCGTCAACGCTTACCAAGAACTTAGAAAATCCGGCACCGCAAGCCAAGATGAACTCACCCGCGCCGCCGAAAAGACCCGGCAAAAGATCACCCGACTGACCAATGAAATGGGCAAGCTGACGGCCGAGCAGCAAAAAGCCGCCAAGGCCGCCAAGGATTTTGAAACGGCGCAGGGGCGGATCAGAGCCGGCGTGGCGGTGGGCGCGGGTGTCGCGGCTGCCGGTTACGCGTTGAAAGCGCCGGTGATGACGGCGATGAGTTTCGACGAGCGTCTGGCCAGCATGGCCAATACCGCCTTTCCGGAACGTAACGCATCCGGTCGGCTGCAAGGCGCTAAGGAATTGGAAGCCGTCATTAACCGTTCTGTCGATCTGAAACAAGGGGGTGGTGGCACGCGGGACCAGGCCGCCGAGGCGCTGGATGCGTTAATTGCCAAGGGTACGTTGTCCCGCGAGCAATCGCTGGCGTTCTTGCCGACGGTGATGCGCACGGCGTATGGATCGTCGGCGGCGCCGGTCGATATCGCCAATCTGGCCAGTGCATTGGTAGGACAAAACGTCGTCGGCAACGAGCGCGATTTAAAGCGGGCGCTGAACATGATCACTGCATCCGGCCAGGCCGGTGGCTTTGAGATCAAGGATATGGCGCGAGCTTTGCCAGGCCAATTGGCGGTCGGCAAAACCGCCGGTCTGGTTGGATTGCCAGGGCTACAAAAAATCTTGACCATGAACCAGGCCGCCATCATGACCGCCGGCGATACTTCGACGGCTGGTAACAATGTGCTCAACCTGCTGACCAAGTTGTCGTCCAACGATACCGCAAAGGATTTTGACAAGGCCGGCGGCGGCGATTTGAACAAGTTTCTGATCGATCAACGCATCAAAGGTATCAATGCCGTCGACGCTTGGCTAAACCTGATCGACAAGATATCCGCGCGCGATCCGAAAATGAAAGCGGCGCTGGCCAAGCTGAATGCGGCCGGCAATAAAACCGACCAGCAAGCGGCTATCGAATCGATTTCGCAGTTGGCTGAAGGCGGCGTCATTGGTCGTTTTTTTCAGGACATGCAAGCACGTGGTGCGCTATTTGGGATGCGCAATAAAGCGCTGACGGATCGGGTAGGCGGTTTTATTAGCCGAAACGATACCGAAACAGGGGCCAACGACATCAACTACCAAACCATGGCCGGCACTGGCGCGGCGACCCTGCGGAATGCCGAGCAAGAAGCGGCGATTCGGCAAAAAGAGGCGATGGACAAGCTGATACCGACGATTACCAAAGCGGCGGAAATGTTTGTCGATTTGTCGCAAAAGTACCCGAGTTTAAGTGCCGCCGTGGTCGGCGCTACGCCGCCGATTATTGCCTTGGGCACGGCGGCGGGTGTTTCTGCATGGGCGATGGGCGGCGGGAAGTTTTCTCGGCCGCTAATCAGCGCTACCGGCCAGGTCATTAAAGGTGGAGCCGCCGCTGGCTTGTATGGGGCTGGGGCCATGGTAGGCGATATGGCGCTGGATGCCGTGACAGAGAAAGATTCGGCTATCAATCGCTATGGTAAAGCTGCAATGAATGGAGCGGCATACGGCGCGGTGGCCGGGAACCTAATACCCATTCCCGGTGTTGGAGCTGGTATTGGTGCGCTGGCCGGTGGCGGCATCGGGTTATTGTATGAGGGCGTTGGCGACATGTTGAAATATGACGCCGCCCGTGCGCCGCAGAAAGTTGATGCCCATTTAACACTAGATGTGGCTCCGGGACTTGTGGTTAAGCGCAAGGAAACCGGCAATATGTCCACCACGATCAACCAAAGCAACACCGGCAACATCCGCACCGGCGCACCAGGATCACCCTAA
- a CDS encoding phage tail assembly protein, with protein sequence MPKLILSTPLNLGKKQITELSFRDYTTAEDYLSFDQRGGVAQRIALIASLTGTDEALIKQLRGPDYVRAEQIASDMLEADAAVAAQTAEKKSSESSPLSD encoded by the coding sequence ATGCCAAAACTCATACTATCCACGCCGTTAAATCTCGGCAAAAAACAAATCACAGAACTCAGCTTTCGCGACTACACCACCGCCGAAGATTATCTGTCCTTCGACCAGCGCGGCGGCGTGGCGCAGCGGATTGCGTTGATTGCGTCGTTGACCGGCACCGACGAAGCGTTGATCAAGCAGCTGCGCGGGCCGGATTATGTGCGGGCGGAGCAGATCGCCAGCGACATGCTCGAGGCGGATGCGGCGGTGGCGGCGCAAACAGCCGAAAAAAAGTCATCAGAATCCTCACCGCTGTCGGATTAG
- a CDS encoding SGNH/GDSL hydrolase family protein has translation MAEFETDGGAAGYEDGMVRIKGILYLCDESRLHRLSISNPKNKVAIVGDSFDERAKITDTAGSLSTESYAVWNLTNLLMSQRLDFIHIDGISGTGALTGASVYRNRIGAAIASGAHWCALRASVNDFNPGTKSFDELVAEYSYLFATLNAAGMRVISNTVGPSNQLDTTAKRSVWAKFNQWMLHTAPRLFDVVVIPQHYQCADPDVLTGAAKSTLAVDGLHPDLPGAFLIAQTAASVLDPYLPNKSPLFGIAALGTADETAIDPNSINIGTSGAKGANVTGNVANGFSIRTTANGGTAVASKVARTDGPGYWQQVVWTPDGAGKLLDFYSNGSAIALNAGFAIGDVVQYLCEIEVDAGSNPANVHYPYILITFAGANKTAKGFTTNSIHPALNKAGWRGVIATPKMAIPDGTTGIYIQTSFYSKIAAEVTVRFGQHAMINHSKTLA, from the coding sequence ATGGCCGAGTTTGAGACTGATGGTGGGGCGGCTGGGTATGAGGATGGTATGGTTAGGATTAAAGGGATACTGTATTTATGCGACGAGTCAAGGTTGCATAGACTGTCAATATCAAACCCTAAAAATAAAGTCGCTATCGTAGGAGATTCATTTGATGAGCGCGCAAAAATCACTGATACAGCTGGCTCGTTGTCGACTGAATCTTATGCGGTCTGGAATTTAACAAACTTACTGATGAGTCAACGGTTGGACTTTATCCACATTGACGGCATAAGCGGAACTGGCGCATTAACTGGAGCCTCTGTTTACAGGAACAGAATCGGAGCTGCCATAGCATCTGGCGCTCATTGGTGTGCTCTGCGAGCAAGCGTCAATGACTTCAATCCAGGCACAAAATCATTTGATGAATTAGTTGCTGAATATAGCTATTTGTTTGCAACGCTCAATGCCGCAGGGATGCGGGTTATCTCAAACACGGTTGGGCCATCTAATCAGCTAGACACCACCGCGAAACGCTCGGTTTGGGCCAAATTCAATCAGTGGATGCTGCATACAGCGCCACGTTTGTTCGATGTTGTCGTGATTCCACAGCATTATCAATGCGCCGATCCGGATGTATTAACGGGTGCGGCTAAGAGCACATTGGCGGTTGATGGGTTGCATCCTGATTTGCCGGGCGCATTTTTAATTGCACAAACAGCCGCTAGCGTGCTTGACCCTTACCTACCCAACAAATCCCCGTTGTTTGGTATTGCCGCGTTGGGAACAGCAGACGAAACGGCTATCGACCCGAATTCTATAAACATTGGTACGTCAGGCGCAAAAGGCGCAAACGTGACAGGTAATGTCGCAAACGGCTTTAGCATCAGAACTACCGCAAACGGTGGCACTGCGGTTGCGTCAAAAGTGGCGCGCACTGATGGTCCGGGCTACTGGCAACAAGTCGTATGGACGCCAGACGGGGCCGGCAAGCTACTGGATTTTTATTCAAACGGTTCCGCCATTGCTTTAAACGCAGGTTTTGCAATTGGTGATGTCGTGCAATATCTCTGCGAGATTGAAGTCGATGCCGGCAGCAACCCGGCGAATGTGCACTATCCATACATTTTGATCACATTTGCAGGCGCAAATAAAACAGCAAAAGGATTTACGACTAACTCAATACACCCGGCGCTCAATAAGGCCGGCTGGCGAGGCGTCATAGCAACTCCTAAAATGGCAATACCAGATGGGACGACAGGTATTTATATTCAAACCTCTTTTTACAGCAAAATAGCCGCCGAGGTAACGGTGCGATTTGGACAGCATGCGATGATCAATCATAGCAAGACACTAGCTTAG
- a CDS encoding phage tail tube protein: MAELNNIRTVSVPSIGKLPLAKEPGTFTPSGETRDHVPGRLPEDGGYKTSSSPAKLDLNINLQAGVDMDAINNIKNEDVVVRLTSGQVYMMPQAFRAGEPAGFGEGESKLTLMSNTSERIA, from the coding sequence ATGGCTGAATTAAACAATATCCGCACCGTTTCGGTACCCTCCATCGGCAAACTGCCGCTGGCCAAAGAGCCCGGCACCTTTACCCCGTCCGGCGAAACCCGCGACCATGTCCCCGGCCGGCTGCCGGAAGACGGCGGCTACAAAACCTCCAGCAGCCCCGCCAAGCTGGATCTGAACATCAATCTGCAAGCCGGCGTGGATATGGATGCGATCAACAACATCAAGAACGAAGATGTCGTGGTGCGCCTGACCAGTGGCCAAGTCTATATGATGCCGCAAGCGTTCCGCGCCGGCGAACCGGCCGGGTTTGGCGAGGGTGAAAGCAAGCTTACGCTGATGAGCAATACCTCAGAGAGGATTGCGTAA
- a CDS encoding phage tail terminator protein, with translation MISLTPVLNHLKPKPAHFDGAWFRDFGLAAEFAQIEPTALPLPAIWLVRAADKSDAADNEGRAEDMTLAFDAIIAIENTRTQRAGETDDVLLAYRHAVRKLLQGWEIEADITPIRFVGGKVLEYTQQDIYWADRYQFDALITNYLPDPGPYSELVYTGAPDL, from the coding sequence GTGATCTCGTTGACACCGGTACTCAATCACCTCAAGCCCAAGCCCGCCCATTTTGACGGCGCCTGGTTTCGCGATTTCGGCCTGGCCGCCGAGTTTGCCCAAATCGAGCCGACCGCCTTACCGCTGCCGGCGATTTGGCTGGTCCGCGCCGCCGACAAATCCGATGCCGCCGATAACGAAGGCCGCGCCGAGGATATGACGCTGGCGTTCGATGCCATCATCGCCATCGAGAACACCCGCACCCAGCGCGCCGGCGAAACCGACGACGTGTTGCTGGCCTATCGACACGCCGTGCGCAAGTTGCTGCAAGGCTGGGAGATAGAGGCCGACATCACGCCGATCCGGTTCGTGGGCGGCAAGGTGCTGGAATACACCCAGCAGGACATTTACTGGGCAGACCGTTACCAATTCGATGCCCTGATTACCAACTATTTACCCGACCCCGGCCCGTATAGCGAGCTGGTTTACACCGGAGCACCCGACCTATGA